The Hyperthermus butylicus DSM 5456 genome includes a region encoding these proteins:
- a CDS encoding fumarylacetoacetate hydrolase family protein, translating into MLCLQFTVLVLLARFRASHWRRRARLNMVSSASLIWVPWLVAISGPGFTVEAVLGLGRAVLPGGVAEPVLVYRGRVYGLGEWGYSDVREVMLEVGPEELEGLARVVSSSDRGLPLSAVRLLAPVDKPEKIICIGVNYRAHARESGVELPGTPNLFVKTGNSIVGPGDPVVVHSVGLKLDGEVELAAVIGIPARSIPPSEAPDVVWGFMVLNDVTSRLEQRELGISQWWRAKSHDTYAPTGPIIVPRHMVSIGDTELELVVDGIVARRGNTGDMVHSVWDIVSVASTSALLVPGDIICTGTPAGTMPDGKPAKTPEPGSVMRACARGIGCIENRVVLDEELCPHGGL; encoded by the coding sequence CCCTTATCTGGGTGCCCTGGCTCGTGGCTATCAGCGGGCCGGGCTTTACTGTTGAGGCTGTGCTGGGGCTTGGTAGGGCAGTTCTGCCTGGCGGTGTGGCTGAGCCTGTGCTGGTTTATCGCGGGAGGGTATATGGGCTAGGCGAGTGGGGCTATAGTGACGTCAGGGAGGTTATGCTTGAGGTTGGCCCTGAGGAGCTTGAGGGCCTCGCACGCGTGGTCTCCTCGAGCGATAGGGGCTTGCCGCTGAGCGCTGTCCGGCTCCTGGCCCCAGTGGATAAGCCGGAGAAGATTATCTGTATCGGCGTAAACTACCGGGCTCATGCGAGGGAGAGTGGTGTCGAGCTGCCGGGAACCCCTAACCTATTCGTCAAGACCGGCAACAGCATTGTGGGCCCCGGCGACCCCGTGGTGGTGCACTCTGTTGGCTTGAAGCTTGACGGGGAGGTTGAGCTAGCAGCGGTTATAGGTATACCTGCCCGCAGTATACCTCCAAGCGAGGCCCCTGACGTGGTATGGGGCTTCATGGTGCTTAACGATGTGACTTCCAGGCTTGAGCAGAGGGAGCTGGGTATAAGCCAGTGGTGGAGGGCTAAGAGCCACGACACCTACGCCCCCACCGGCCCGATAATCGTGCCACGCCACATGGTTAGCATCGGCGACACTGAGCTAGAGCTCGTGGTTGATGGTATCGTGGCGAGACGTGGCAACACGGGCGACATGGTTCATAGCGTCTGGGACATAGTTTCAGTAGCTAGCACGTCAGCCCTACTCGTGCCGGGCGACATAATCTGCACTGGAACGCCTGCCGGAACGATGCCGGACGGAAAACCGGCGAAGACCCCGGAGCCGGGCTCCGTTATGAGGGCGTGCGCCCGGGGGATAGGCTGTATCGAGAACAGAGTGGTTCTCGACGAGGAGCTATGCCCTCATGGCGGCCTCTAG
- a CDS encoding B12-binding domain-containing radical SAM protein gives MMSNHHGKEFIGFMATGPPIGVPERVWMWVAAPKIRVDSEGRPWQAPYGLRKIEAKLQEAGFKAAIIDPDHLHKHLDTMKVLLIGHHDFFALGPPSSEWWMITGKEPVNRRSFRRLMESPAVRKAREKGVRIIVGGPAAWQWLWELEYWKKWGVDTVIDGEAERVIVDVVDKALKGEPLPDYIYVGPGESPSIEEIPVIRGASVNGLVEIMRGCPRGCKFCSVTLRPLRFIPLEKIKAEIEVNKRHGVRDVIYHSEDVLLYGADGVKPRPEPLLKLHELWYRATDGTLAWSHASLAAVKYAEENYKLISRIMGDYVLRRERFLGVEVGIETLSVNLARKVMPAKAAPYPAEKWPEIVEDAFAIMHDNWIIPAGTIILGLPGETPDDVMKTAEGLDRLRPYRSLIVPMFFVPMGVFKNRDWFQRKLLKPEHLEVMLKTLEHSLYWAEEMISKLYLRGVEYIPLKLGLKAVIAYIKWKTRRLMPKIKARLEAAMRA, from the coding sequence ATGATGTCCAACCACCATGGCAAGGAGTTTATCGGGTTTATGGCCACGGGGCCGCCTATCGGGGTGCCAGAGCGTGTTTGGATGTGGGTGGCAGCACCTAAGATAAGAGTTGATAGTGAGGGGAGACCATGGCAAGCGCCATATGGGCTCAGGAAGATCGAGGCTAAGCTGCAAGAGGCGGGGTTCAAAGCTGCTATCATCGATCCGGACCACCTCCATAAGCACCTTGACACGATGAAGGTGCTGCTGATAGGGCACCATGACTTCTTCGCCTTGGGGCCGCCGAGCAGCGAGTGGTGGATGATAACTGGCAAGGAGCCCGTTAACCGGAGGAGCTTCCGCCGCCTAATGGAGAGCCCCGCAGTGAGGAAGGCGCGGGAGAAGGGTGTACGCATTATTGTTGGCGGGCCAGCTGCATGGCAGTGGCTGTGGGAGCTAGAGTACTGGAAGAAATGGGGTGTCGATACGGTGATAGACGGAGAGGCTGAGAGGGTGATAGTAGATGTTGTCGATAAGGCGCTGAAAGGCGAACCGCTCCCCGACTACATCTACGTTGGGCCTGGCGAGTCGCCAAGCATCGAGGAGATACCCGTGATAAGGGGGGCTAGTGTTAACGGTCTCGTCGAGATAATGAGAGGGTGCCCGAGGGGCTGCAAGTTCTGCAGCGTAACGCTGAGGCCGCTACGCTTCATACCGCTGGAGAAGATAAAGGCTGAGATAGAGGTGAATAAGAGGCACGGCGTACGAGACGTGATATACCACAGCGAGGACGTGCTGCTGTATGGTGCTGATGGCGTCAAGCCGCGGCCGGAGCCGCTGCTAAAACTGCACGAGCTATGGTACCGTGCCACCGACGGCACCCTGGCGTGGAGCCATGCAAGCCTAGCAGCGGTCAAGTACGCGGAGGAGAACTACAAGCTCATCTCCAGGATCATGGGGGACTACGTGCTCCGGCGGGAACGGTTCCTAGGCGTGGAGGTCGGGATTGAGACTCTGAGCGTGAACCTAGCCAGGAAGGTTATGCCCGCGAAGGCTGCTCCCTACCCTGCGGAGAAGTGGCCGGAGATAGTTGAGGATGCCTTCGCTATAATGCACGACAACTGGATAATACCAGCTGGCACCATCATACTTGGTCTCCCAGGGGAGACCCCGGACGACGTGATGAAGACCGCTGAGGGCCTAGACCGGCTCCGCCCGTACCGCAGCCTTATCGTGCCAATGTTCTTTGTGCCCATGGGCGTGTTTAAGAATAGGGACTGGTTCCAGCGGAAGCTGCTAAAGCCCGAGCATCTGGAGGTCATGCTGAAGACTCTCGAGCACAGCCTCTACTGGGCCGAGGAGATGATCTCGAAGCTCTACCTGCGGGGCGTCGAGTACATACCGCTAAAACTCGGGCTTAAAGCCGTCATAGCCTACATAAAGTGGAAGACACGGAGACTCATGCCGAAGATTAAGGCCCGGCTAGAGGCCGCCATGAGGGCATAG
- a CDS encoding MBL fold metallo-hydrolase, with the protein MIWFIGTAGAGGVPGRAKNCILVDTGDARLLLDVGPGCVERLYELGYSACDVDYIYISHLHMDHWSGLFDYAVRYSVEGCSQPPTLLAGEKVRDQLSSVIETLPGRLRGEVGARSIPASGGLELDGMLIRVYEAVHTLPAYTVEVIVDGSTLVYSGDTGPTGKLRELASRTDLLVVEASMPRGMEVKARETGHHTVDEAAAYRDQMRSEALLVLTHLTRESLEDIRRHGLPRRVIAASDGLVLSI; encoded by the coding sequence ATGATCTGGTTCATCGGTACTGCGGGCGCCGGAGGGGTTCCGGGCCGAGCTAAGAACTGTATCCTGGTTGACACGGGGGATGCTAGGCTCCTCCTCGATGTTGGGCCGGGCTGCGTGGAGAGGCTCTACGAGCTGGGCTACAGCGCCTGTGACGTGGACTACATCTACATAAGTCACCTCCACATGGACCATTGGAGCGGCTTGTTCGATTACGCTGTCCGCTACAGTGTGGAGGGCTGCAGCCAGCCTCCAACGCTGCTAGCGGGGGAGAAGGTGAGGGATCAGTTGTCATCAGTCATAGAGACGCTGCCTGGCAGGCTACGCGGCGAGGTGGGAGCCCGCAGCATACCAGCCAGCGGGGGCCTAGAGCTTGACGGGATGCTGATCCGGGTCTACGAGGCCGTGCATACACTCCCAGCCTACACTGTTGAAGTAATTGTTGACGGGTCGACGCTTGTCTACAGTGGCGATACAGGGCCAACGGGGAAACTCCGAGAACTAGCATCGAGGACTGATCTCCTCGTGGTTGAGGCCTCTATGCCTCGAGGGATGGAGGTCAAGGCAAGGGAGACCGGGCACCACACTGTGGATGAGGCAGCAGCATACCGCGACCAGATGAGGAGCGAAGCACTACTAGTGCTAACACACCTCACCAGAGAAAGCCTCGAAGACATAAGGCGGCATGGGCTCCCACGCAGAGTCATAGCCGCCTCCGACGGGCTCGTCCTCAGCATCTAG
- a CDS encoding aminotransferase class V-fold PLP-dependent enzyme, translating into MEWLRGGSWEEVARELGELRAGEPSPCRVAGSTVAEPLPVARRAYSLYADVNLNDPASWPSVTKLLEGISRVLEELRLGHRWLVAVSGGSEAVLTGLYIAREYTRGRVVVASSAAHASVLKAARVLGMEVKLVQVDSRLRIDLYALEKTLRGVQNVAAIVATAGVTDNGAVDPVRDVAKLAWEHGAVVYVDAAFGGLPLLGLGSTETVLPRGGPALAGIDFHKHVAPPPSSILVSNTAELRDYIVFPAPYMPLGRQETLLWTRPASGLAAAYAALRALGASGVGELARYLYRLASKLASILEQRGVELLSPLDTPLVAFRPPSVEGALKRLRRRGWILYPSRLPGILRYVAKWCHEPGDVEEIAEAVA; encoded by the coding sequence TTGGAGTGGCTGCGTGGGGGCAGTTGGGAGGAGGTAGCAAGGGAGCTGGGGGAGCTGCGTGCTGGAGAACCTAGTCCGTGCCGTGTTGCAGGTAGCACTGTTGCAGAACCTTTGCCTGTTGCACGTAGGGCTTACAGCCTCTATGCAGATGTGAATCTTAACGATCCTGCTTCGTGGCCTAGTGTGACAAAGCTCCTGGAGGGTATTTCTAGGGTCCTCGAGGAACTCAGGCTTGGTCATCGCTGGCTCGTTGCTGTAAGTGGTGGCAGCGAGGCAGTATTGACGGGTCTCTACATTGCGAGAGAGTATACGCGGGGCAGGGTGGTTGTAGCGTCTAGTGCTGCCCATGCATCCGTGCTAAAGGCTGCCCGTGTCCTGGGCATGGAGGTTAAGCTTGTGCAGGTGGACTCTAGGCTGAGGATAGACCTCTACGCCCTGGAGAAGACGTTGAGGGGAGTTCAGAATGTTGCTGCTATCGTTGCGACAGCAGGTGTCACTGATAACGGTGCTGTGGATCCAGTTAGGGATGTGGCCAAGCTTGCCTGGGAGCATGGTGCAGTAGTGTATGTGGACGCTGCTTTTGGCGGCCTACCACTCCTAGGGTTGGGGAGCACCGAGACAGTATTGCCCCGTGGCGGCCCCGCCCTAGCCGGGATAGACTTCCACAAGCACGTAGCACCTCCGCCATCCTCCATACTTGTATCAAACACAGCGGAGCTTAGGGACTACATAGTGTTCCCCGCGCCCTACATGCCCTTGGGGAGGCAGGAGACGCTACTCTGGACCCGGCCAGCATCGGGCCTAGCAGCAGCCTATGCAGCCCTTAGGGCACTAGGAGCCAGTGGCGTTGGAGAGCTAGCAAGATACCTCTACAGGCTAGCCTCGAAGCTGGCATCCATCCTCGAGCAGCGGGGTGTAGAGTTGTTGTCGCCTCTCGATACGCCTCTCGTGGCCTTTCGGCCCCCAAGTGTGGAGGGGGCGTTGAAGAGGCTGAGAAGGAGAGGCTGGATACTCTACCCCTCCAGGCTTCCCGGCATACTGCGCTACGTAGCAAAGTGGTGCCACGAGCCCGGAGACGTGGAGGAGATAGCGGAGGCGGTAGCCTAG
- a CDS encoding sodium-dependent transporter, whose product MTVRTREYWATRIGLILAMAGNAIGLGNFLRFPGKAAAYGGGAYLIPYFIALVLLGIPLMFVEWTLGRHGGLHGHGYLTPMLYIVSRNRLTKKNAAAFAIIGGTIAFLTGVMITGYYTNIIGWMGYYATAAISGKFAELTDATKAKTFFIDFLTDPARNVPAWFISLLVITLIVSRRVRRGIEIAAKIMMPILFIEAVILATVSLTLGAPVKPEWSTLKGFEWLWTPNFEKLKDPATFIEGAGQIFFTLSIGIGGIIPNYASYLRREDDLPLSALTTTSLNEFAEVVLGGSIVIPLLYAFGGPSIIQDIAAGKLSIFLASMVALPPLFNHLGGLGALAGFLWYSLLWFAGITSAIAIVNVLTSMFEEDYGIARRYSAWIAFMMVFITGVFVNIEGAMKTDQLTDYLDLVDFYAGSLLLLVVALFEVVAALWLWGIEESYRELHNGAYITVPKWYWKYVVGIITPIYLIIMLAWFLATGTESAAAKPENIFGWIGVAMMVIMFLIGLALNYKALYKRYGEEIRRGVSPREG is encoded by the coding sequence GTGACTGTCCGAACGAGGGAATACTGGGCGACAAGGATAGGCCTCATCCTAGCAATGGCAGGTAATGCTATCGGCCTAGGCAACTTCCTAAGATTCCCTGGCAAGGCTGCCGCCTACGGTGGCGGCGCCTACCTCATACCATACTTCATAGCCCTTGTACTCCTAGGCATCCCACTAATGTTCGTAGAGTGGACCCTCGGCCGGCACGGCGGCCTACATGGCCATGGCTACCTAACCCCAATGCTCTACATAGTCTCAAGGAATAGGCTCACAAAGAAGAATGCAGCAGCGTTTGCAATCATAGGTGGCACCATAGCATTCCTAACTGGCGTAATGATCACGGGCTACTACACCAATATCATAGGCTGGATGGGCTACTATGCAACGGCAGCAATTAGCGGCAAGTTTGCCGAGCTGACAGACGCCACCAAGGCCAAAACGTTCTTCATAGACTTCCTAACGGATCCAGCTAGAAATGTGCCGGCGTGGTTCATCTCCCTACTAGTAATTACACTAATTGTATCCAGGAGGGTCAGACGCGGCATTGAGATTGCAGCAAAGATAATGATGCCAATACTGTTTATTGAGGCTGTAATCCTAGCAACGGTCTCGCTAACCCTTGGCGCTCCTGTAAAGCCGGAATGGTCCACGCTTAAGGGCTTTGAGTGGCTCTGGACCCCGAACTTTGAGAAGCTAAAGGACCCTGCAACATTCATTGAGGGTGCTGGCCAGATCTTCTTCACGCTAAGCATCGGTATCGGTGGCATCATACCAAACTACGCTAGCTATCTGCGCAGGGAGGACGATCTACCACTATCAGCCCTAACTACCACCTCCCTCAACGAGTTCGCCGAGGTAGTACTCGGAGGCAGCATCGTGATACCATTACTGTACGCGTTTGGAGGCCCAAGCATCATACAGGACATCGCTGCAGGCAAGCTCTCAATATTCCTTGCGTCAATGGTTGCCCTGCCACCACTATTCAACCACCTAGGAGGCCTTGGTGCCCTGGCAGGCTTCCTCTGGTACTCGCTGCTATGGTTTGCCGGTATAACAAGCGCCATTGCGATAGTTAACGTTCTAACTTCGATGTTCGAGGAGGATTACGGCATCGCGAGAAGGTATAGTGCATGGATAGCCTTCATGATGGTATTCATAACCGGCGTATTCGTAAACATTGAGGGCGCCATGAAGACTGACCAGCTGACGGACTACCTCGATCTCGTAGACTTCTACGCCGGTAGCCTGCTGCTGCTAGTGGTAGCACTATTCGAGGTCGTAGCTGCCCTGTGGCTGTGGGGCATTGAGGAGAGCTACAGGGAGCTGCATAATGGTGCCTACATTACCGTGCCGAAGTGGTACTGGAAGTACGTTGTCGGCATTATCACACCAATCTACCTGATAATAATGCTGGCATGGTTCCTGGCAACAGGTACCGAATCCGCTGCCGCCAAGCCAGAGAACATCTTCGGCTGGATAGGCGTTGCGATGATGGTGATAATGTTCCTAATAGGCCTAGCTCTCAACTATAAGGCCCTCTATAAGAGGTATGGTGAGGAAATTAGGAGGGGGGTGAGTCCACGTGAAGGCTAG
- a CDS encoding polysaccharide deacetylase family protein yields MFRPPAGYGFVLFLSFDLDVDSAEAWKGADPVARSRGRFAERRGLWRVLEVLEAHGVRATFFVPGWVARRYPHLVRALVERGHEVAGHGYMHERLDEISSRSAEEQVFASMEEALAGIVGRKPRGFRAPYWRWSPWTLELLRSRGYLYDSSLMDDEEPYILGKGLVELPVDWRLDDWPYLEYHRSLTPRELLEMWLDEMRYAARRHSYLSLTMHPQCIGRGARIRVLEAVLREAKRLGAWIPLGSELAEYVLKAVTERTSA; encoded by the coding sequence TTGTTCCGGCCCCCCGCCGGGTACGGGTTTGTCCTATTCCTCAGCTTTGACCTCGACGTTGACAGTGCTGAGGCCTGGAAAGGTGCTGATCCAGTGGCACGTAGCCGTGGAAGGTTTGCGGAGAGGAGAGGGCTCTGGCGAGTCCTGGAGGTCCTCGAAGCCCACGGTGTTAGGGCTACCTTCTTTGTACCAGGCTGGGTCGCCCGCCGCTACCCCCACCTTGTGAGAGCCCTTGTCGAACGTGGCCACGAGGTCGCAGGACACGGCTATATGCATGAGAGGCTCGACGAAATATCATCGCGTAGCGCTGAAGAGCAGGTATTCGCCTCTATGGAGGAGGCTTTAGCCGGTATAGTCGGCCGCAAGCCACGTGGGTTCCGAGCCCCCTACTGGAGGTGGAGCCCCTGGACCCTAGAGCTGCTCAGGAGCCGGGGCTACCTCTACGATAGCAGCCTCATGGACGACGAGGAGCCATACATCCTCGGCAAGGGGCTTGTAGAGCTACCCGTCGACTGGAGGCTTGACGACTGGCCATATCTGGAGTACCATCGGTCCCTCACGCCACGGGAGCTACTGGAGATGTGGCTAGACGAGATGAGATATGCAGCTAGGAGGCACAGCTACCTCTCATTGACGATGCACCCTCAATGCATAGGACGCGGGGCAAGGATACGGGTTCTCGAAGCAGTACTCCGGGAGGCCAAGAGGCTCGGAGCATGGATACCACTTGGGAGCGAGCTTGCAGAATACGTTCTCAAGGCTGTCACGGAAAGAACATCTGCATGA